A genomic stretch from Neodiprion fabricii isolate iyNeoFabr1 chromosome 3, iyNeoFabr1.1, whole genome shotgun sequence includes:
- the LOC124178079 gene encoding esterase E4-like encodes MLVETVASLSCYNATAYLLEALLLSTCLANCGITPTKDERIPAGEDWIRPETTIPQGTLRGINMVTHHGRRFFAFKGIPFAEPPIGDLRFKQAVPAGPWNGILDAGSNPNACIQREDKLFGDEDCLYLNIYTPRIPKSKNFTLLPVMVYIYGGQFKFGTSTPERWSPRFLLDKDVVLLIPNYRFGILGFLTTGNEVSPGNNNLKDMVQALKWTQENIKYFGGDPDQVTIFGGSSGAISVHFLTLSPLTKGLFHRYMTHSGTADTIIAPEPWSVAAERVTKLGEYLGCPTDTSTVLLDCLRSFNGSYLYDTEIVLREMKLFDFMSWIPVIEPDVEGALLTDTPANLLAAGKKHDLPWVSLVTRDEGIVVLGAYYDNPDLSQELLNNIDSFLLRIFRYDSWAPDAAAYTAAVKSFYNLSDPTADRKLLLINLTKLITDALYTYPVYKEIEQHITHAAYKNPVYLCTFDYKGAFSYSYKFSGGNTEDWGAAHGDELIYLLPGPKEMFGPPGTEFSKTDLRLADAMVELWTSFAINGSPTTAALNDNIIWEPYASGKKYLQIGNGPDAGLEIKSGFHEERMLFWEKFYAAKL; translated from the exons ATGCTTGTCGAAACGGTAGCCTCGCTTTCGTGTTATAATGCAACCGCGTACTTGTTGGAGGCACTTTTACTGAGCACATGTCTTGCGAACTGCGGTATTACTCCGACAAAAGATGAAAGGATTCCTGCCGGCGAGGATTGGATACGTCCGGAAACGACGATACCTCAGGGAACACTTAGAGGTATCAATATGGTCACACACCACGGTAGAAGATTCTTCGCCTTCAAGGGAATCCCGTTCGCTGAGCCACCGATTGGGGATCTTAG GTTTAAGCAAGCTGTACCAGCTGGTCCTTGGAATGGGATTCTTGACGCTGGCAGTAATCCCAACGCGTGTATTCAACGAGAGGACAAGCTCTTTGGGGACGAAGACTGCCTTtatctcaatatttatacGCCACGG ATTCCTAAaagcaaaaatttcacgttacTGCCAGTGATGGTCTACATCTATGGTGGACAATTCAAATTTGGAACGAGCACTCCTGAACGATGGAGTCCACGCTTCCTCCTTGATAAGGACGTAGTGCTTCTCATTCCGAATTATCGTTTCGGAATACTGGGATTTCTGACTACCGGTAACGAAGTATCACCTGGAAACAATAATCTGAAAGACATGGTTCAGGCTTTGAAATGGACCCAAGAGAACATCAAATATTTTGGTGGTGATCCCGATCAAGTCACAATCTTCGGTGGAAGTTCAGGCGCCATTAGCGTTCACTTTTTAACGTTATCTCCTTTGACAAAAG GACTCTTTCACAGGTACATGACACATAGTGGAACAGCAGACACCATAATAGCTCCAGAACCGTGGTCGGTGGCTGCCGAACGCGTAACTAAGTTGGGCGAATACCTTGGTTGTCCAACCGATACGTCAACCGTTCTTCTTGACTGTCTGAGAAGTTTCAATGGATCGTATCTGTACGATACCGAAATAGTGCTGAGGGAAATGAAATTGTTCGATTTCATGAGCTGGATTCCAGTAATCGAGCCTGATGTAGAAGGCGCGTTGCTTACGGATACTCCAGCGAATCTTCTCGCCGCCGGCAAGAAACATGATTTACCTTGGGTTTCCCTCGTAACTCGGGATGAAGGAATTGTTGTTCTTGGAG CGTACTACGACAATCCAGATCTGTCTCAGGAACTGTTAAACAACATTGACTCTTTCTTGTTGAGAATATTCAGATATGACAGTTGGGCACCTGATGCAGCAGCCTACACCGCTGCTGTTAAGTCGTTCTATAACTTAAGCGATCCAACTGCTGACAGAAAATTG CTACTAATTAACTTAACGAAACTCATAACTGACGCCTTGTATACGTATCCGGtctacaaagaaattgagcAGCATATAACACATGCTGCGTACAAGAATCCGGTGTACCTATGCACTTTTGACTACAAAGGTGCCTTCAGCTACAGCTACAAATTTAGTGGAGGTAACACAGAGGATTGGGGTGCAGCACACGGTGACGAACTGATTTATCTCCTTCCTGGACCAAAGGAAATGTTCGGACCGCCAGGAACTGAATTCAGCAAAACTGACTTGAGACTGGCTGATGCAATGGTAGAGCTATGGACATCGTTCGCTATCAATGG GTCACCGACCACTGCAGCTCTGAATGACAACATAATCTGGGAACCGTACGCATCaggtaaaaaatatcttcaaatCGGTAATGGACCCGATGCTGGGCTTGAGATTAAAAGTGGCTTCCATGAAGAGCGAATGCTGTTTTGGGAAAAGTTCTACGCTGCTAAATTATAG
- the LOC124179171 gene encoding esterase E4-like: MLFSYADGATVTQWQTVIMAVGTIASLSCSYNATAYLLEALLLSTCLTNCGNTPTKNGVIPACEDWTRPETTIPQGRLRGIYMGTHLGRRFSAFMGIPFAEPPVGDLRFKQAVPAGPWNGTLDAGHVRNACIQREYEMMGDEDCLYLNVYTPQLSSSQNATLLPVMVFIYGGQFRFGTRNPERWSPQFLLNKDVVLVVPSYRYGILGFLSTGDEVSPGNNLLKDIVEALRWTQRNIKYFGGDPNKVTIFGGSSGSVSVHLLTVSPLTKGLFHQYMTHSAPGSSPHAPEPYSAAARRATKLGEYLGCPTDTSTTLVNCLKTFNASYLYDTEVILKEMKAAGYLAWAPVVEPNVEGALITDRPENIIANGKKHDLPWVTLVTEEEGIVMSAVYFNRPDLFQQFLDNVDSHLINILRYDVWSADVDAQTAALKSRYLNDLTADRKLLMLNVTRIITDGTFIYPIHKEVKQYVNNPAYKSPAYLCTFDYRGTFSYSYKFSGGNTENWGAAHGDELIYLLPGPKEMFAPPGSEFTETDLKVVDAMVELWTSFAINGLPTTAALNDNAIWEPFSSDEKYLQIGNDSDPGIQVKSGFHEERMQFWENFYAGRK; the protein is encoded by the exons ATGCTGTTCTCTTACGCGGATGGTG CGACCGTCACTCAGTGGCAAACAGTAATCATGGCCGTAGGTACGATAGCCTCGCTCTCGTGCAGTTATAATGCAACCGCCTACCTGTTAGAGGCTCTTTTACTCAGCACTTGTCTGACGAACTGTGGTAATACTCCAACAAAAAATGGGGTGATTCCCGCTTGCGAGGATTGGACGCGTCCGGAAACGACGATACCTCAAGGAAGACTCAGAGGTATATATATGGGCACACACCTTGGCAGAAGATTCTCTGCCTTCATGGGAATCCCGTTTGCTGAGCCACCGGTTGGAGATCTTAG GTTTAAACAAGCTGTACCAGCGGGTCCTTGGAACGGAACTCTGGATGCTGGCCATGTTCGCAATGCATGTATTCAACGCGAATACGAGATGATGGGGGATGAGGACTGCCTCTATCTCAATGTCTATACGCCGCAG CTCTCTAGTAGCCAAAATGCTACGTTACTGCCAGTGATGGTCTTCATCTATGGTGGACAATTCAGGTTTGGAACGAGAAATCCTGAGCGATGGAGTCCACAATTTCTTCTTAATAAGGACGTGGTTCTCGTAGTTCCTAGCTATCGTTACGGAATACTCGGATTTTTGAGTACCGGCGACGAAGTATCGCCGGGAAATAATTTGCTCAAAGATATAGTTGAAGCTTTGAGATGGACCCAACGAAACATCAAGTATTTCGGTGGTGATCCAAATAAAGTGACTATCTTCGGTGGAAGTTCAGGCTCCGTTAGCGTTCACCTTTTAACTGTATCTCCTTTAACCAAAG GGCTCTTCCACCAATACATGACACACAGTGCGCCGGGAAGCTCGCCTCATGCGCCTGAACCATATTCAGCGGCCGCGAGACGAGCAACTAAGTTGGGCGAATACCTTGGTTGTCCAACCGACACGTCAACCACCCTTGTTAATTGCCTGAAGACTTTCAATGCATCATATTTGTACGATACAGAGGTGatattgaaagaaatgaaagcGGCCGGATATCTTGCGTGGGCTCCCGTTGTAGAACCTAACGTAGAAGGTGCATTGATTACGGATAGACCAGAGAATATCATTGCCAATGGAAAAAAGCATGATTTACCGTGGGTGACCCTTGTAACTGAGGAAGAAGGAATTGTTATGAGTGCAG TGTACTTTAATAGGCCAGACCTGTTCCAGCAATTTTTAGACAACGTTGACTCTCACTTAATCAACATCTTGAGATATGACGTTTGGTCAGCTGATGTCGATGCCCAAACTGCTGCTCTAAAGTCTCGCTACTTGAACGATCTAACTGCAGACAGAAAATTG CTAATGCTCAATGTGACTCGCATCATCACCGATGGCACGTTCATCTACCCTATTCACAAAGAAGTCAAACAATATGTAAACAATCCTGCTTACAAGAGTCCCGCATACCTTTGCACTTTTGACTACCGAGGCACTTTCAGCTATAGCTATAAGTTTAGTGGTGGTAACACGGAGAATTGGGGCGCGGCGCACGGAGACGAGCTGATTTACCTCCTTCCTGGACCAAAGGAAATGTTTGCGCCACCAGGCTCTGAATTTACTGAGACTGATTTGAAAGTGGTCGACGCTATGGTGGAGCTATGGACATCGTTTGCTATCAACGG GTTGCCGACTACTGCAGCTCTCAATGACAACGCGATTTGGGAACCATTCTCATCAGACGAAAAATATCTTCAGATCGGTAATGATAGCGATCCTGGAATTCAGGTTAAAAGTGGTTTTCACGAAGAGCGAATGCAGTTTTGGGAAAATTTCTATGCTGGCAGAAAGTGA